The Halarchaeum grantii nucleotide sequence TCGGCGCGCGTCGCGTCCACCTGATGGGCGTGCTGATCGTGCCGATCGTGCTCGCGGCGTGAGCGCGAAAAAGAGAGGTGGAGTTAGGCGCTGGCGTTACCGTGCTGGACGCCGCCGAGGAGGGTCTGCACGCGCTGGGACTCCCGGTCGTCGAACTGCTGCGGGTAGACGGCGACGGCGATGACGTAGTCGTCACCGTCCTGTACCTTCGTGACGTGGACGTAGACGTCCATCGACTGGCCGCCTTGGAGCTTCGCCTGCGCGCTGAACGTCCCGACCGTGGTCTCGTGGCCGAGCATCGTCGCCGTGTAGTTCGAGCGGTGCTGGATGTCGTCGATGCTCTCGTAGTTCTGCTGGAGCATCATCACGAGCTGTGCGTTGCTGTAGTCGGAGACGGGGTTGAACGGCCCCTGTCCGAGCACTTTCACCTGCGGGGTGGCGACCGCGCTGAAGACGGCGGCGCGCTTCGAGCCGAGCGGCCCGAGGTCGATTTCGCGGTCGTACTGGGCGATCCAGTTCGTCACCTCGACCTGCTTCGACTGGCCGGCGGCGCTGAAGTTCCGCGTGATGACCGACTGGTTCACGGACACTTCCTCGTAGTCGGTCTCGGAGAGCGCTTGGTCGCTGACGGTCGCTTTGTCGGCGCTGAACGTCACGGGCCCCGAGAGGAACGAACACCCCGAGAGCGCGACGAGCACCACGAGCCCCACCGCAACGAGTTGTTTCTGTCGCATGCTACGGGCGAGTATTCGTCGCCCGGGAAAAAAGCCTCCGGCCGCTACAGCCTGTATGTCGGACCGCTGTCAGTGTCTTCGACCGTGACGTCGAGCGCCTCTAGCTCGTCTCGAAGTCGGTCTGCGCGCTCGTACTCACCTTCCGCCCGCGCTTCCTCTCTGAGTTCTAACACGAGGTCGACGAGGTCCTCGGCGAGCGTGACGTCACCGCCCTGCTCGGCGCCGAGTTCGAAGCCGAGGACGCCGCCGCCGTACTCCTCGAACGTCTCGACGGCGGCCTTGAGGCCCCCGTAGTCGTAGTCGTCGCGCTCCGCGAGGTGAACGTTCACCGCCGACACGAGGTCGAAGAGCGCGGTGAGCGCCTCGCGCGTGTTGAAGTCGTCGTTCATCGCCGCCTCGAACTCCGTCGCGGCGTCCTCCGTGGCCGCCCGGAGGTCCGCGTCTTCGGCCTTCGTGTGGGCGTCCACGGAGTCGAGGGCGGTGACGGCGTCCTCGTAGCAGCGTTCGAGGCGCTCGGCGCGCTCGACGGCCTCGTCGATGGCGTCCTCCGAGTAGGTCTGACGGCTGTTGTAGGTGCCCGAGACCATGAAGAGCCGGAGTGCGTTCGCGCCGTACTCCGCGACGGCGTCCGCCACCGTGATGAAGTTCCCGAGGCTCGAGCTCATCTTCTCCTCGTCCATCTCGAAGAGCGCGCAGTGGAGCCAGTAGTTCGCGAACGGCTCGCCCGTCGCGGCCTCCGACTGTGCGATCTCGTTCTCGTGATGGGGGAAGACGAGGTCACGGCCGCCGACGTGGATGTCGAGCGTCTCCCCGAGGTGCGCCATGCTCATCGCCGAGCACTCGATGTGCCAGCCGGGACGGCCCTCGCCCCACGGCGACTCCCACGTCTGGCCCTCCGGGTGCGCCGGCGTCCCCGGGTGGTCGTGGCCGCGGTGGCGCGCGATGGCGTCCGCGTCGACGCCGTCCGCCTTCCAGAGCGCGAAGTCCGCCGGATGGCGTTTCTCGGAGCGCTCGTCCGGGTCGCCCTGCTCCTCGATGCTCTCCAGGTCCTGATTGGAGAGCTTCCCGTACTCCTCGAAGGAGGTGACGTCGAAGTAGACGGAGCCGTTCGACTCGTAGGCGTGACCGGACTCGACGAGCGTCTCCACGAGGTCGACGATCTCGGGGACGTGCTCGGAGACGCGCGGGCGGACCTCAGTCCGCTCGAGGTTGAGCGCGCGCATCGACTCGAGGACCTCCGTGATGTACTGCTCGGCGACGTCGTTCTCGTCGTCGCCGTCGCGGCCGACGCGCGCGACGATCTTCTCGTTCACGTCCGTGAAGTTCTCGACGTGCCGGACGCCGTATCCCAGATGTCGGAGCCAGCGGCTCATCACGTCCACGTGCACCCACGAGCGGGCGTGGCCGAGGTGGGGCGGGTCGGAGGTCGTCAGGCCACAGTAGTAGAGGCGGACGTCGTCGGGGTCCTGCGGGACGAACTCCTCGGTCTCGCCGGAGAGCGTGTTACTCACGCGCAGCGTCATTACCCGCGAGGTAGGGCGAGCCCCGACGTTAAACCGTTGGTCTGTGCGGCGCGCTACGCGGGCACGCCGTCGAGTGCGGCCTCCACCGCCCGCACGGCGTCCGGGCCGTCGCGGCGCCCGACGACGACGAGCAGGGCGTCCCCGGCAACGCCGGCGGCCTCGACGGCGACGTCCGCGACGCCGAGGCGCCCGAGGACGCCCCCGAGCGCGGTCGCGTCCACGTCGCCCGTCGCGAGCACGCCCGTCAACGCCCCCTCTCCGGGCGCGAAGCCGGCGCCGTTCACCGCGAGCAGCGCGTCCTCGGGGTCGTCGACGCGGCCGAGGCGACTCTCCATCGTGACGCGGGCGTCGCGCGACTCGGTTCCGTAGCCGTCGAGCGCGTCGGCGTGCCTGCGGAGCGCCGTCGCCGCCGCGTCCACGTCCGCCTCGGCGTCGAGGCCGAGGAAGCGCGCCGCCGCCGCGTGGTTCACGACGCCCGCGCGCAACGCGGTGTGGAGGAAGGGGTGGTCGTGGAGCGCCGCGCGTACGTCCGCCGCGAGCGTGTCGGGCATGCGGGGACGAAAGACGAGAGGGAGGTTAACGCTTCGTGGTCGCGCGACGCACCGCCGCAGACGGTGGTCATAAGGCCCGCGCGCGCCAACACACGATGTATGCAAGCGCTCGTCATCGTCGCGCACGGCTCGCACCTCAATCCGGGGTCGAGCGAACCGACGTTCGCGCACGCGGACACCGTTCGGGCGACCGGGGCGTTCGACGAGGTCCGCGAGGCCTTCTGGAAGGAGGAGCCCTCCTTCCGCGAGGCCCTGCGCACCGTCGAGTCCGAGGAGGTGTACGTCGTGCCGCTGTTCGTCTCCGAGGGGTATTTCACCGAGCAAGTCATCCCGCGCGAACTCCGCCTCGAAGGCTGGGACGTTGAGGAGTGGAACTCGGACGGGACGGACGCCGAGCACGTCACGCTCGACGCCGCCGACGTCGAGAAGACCATCCACTACTGCGGGCCGGTCGGCACGCACGACTCGATGGACGACGTCATCGTCGAGCGCGCGAAGTCCGTCACCGGCGACGCGGACGTCGGGGAGGGGTTCGGCCTCGCCGTCGTCGGCCACGGCACCGAGCGCAACGAGAACTCCGCGAAGGCCATCCACTACCACGCCGACCGCATCCGCGAGAGCGGGCGCTTCGAGGAGGTGCAGGCCGTGTTCATGGACGAGGACCCCGAGGTCGACGACGTCTCCGACCTCTTCGAGAGCGACGACGTCGTCGTCGTCCCGCTCTTCGTCGCGGACGGCTTCCACACGCAGGAGGACATCCCCGAGGACATGGGCCTCACGGACGACTACCGCGAGGGCTACGAGATACCCACGGCGGTCGACGATACCCGCATCTGGTACGCGGGCGCGGTCGGCACCGAACCGCTCGTCGCGGACGTCATCCTCGAGCGCGCGCGTGACGCGGGCGCTGACGTCGCCGCCGCCATCGAGACGGTGCGCGAGCAGACGCGCGAGGACGCCGGTGACACGGCCGCGGCGGGGGACTGAGATGAGCGATGGCGTCGCCGCCCTGATGGAGGCGGCCACGGACGGCGTCGACTTCGACGGCCTCATCGTCGAGAACACCGCGTACGGCTATCGCTTCGAGACCCCCGAGGTATCGAAACGCGGCATCGACGCCAGCGAACTCGCCGCGCTCGCCGACGGCGACCCCTACGTCCGGAACTGGCGCTACTGGGAGGAGACGGTCGGCGGCCACGGCACCGCCCGCCGGGCCTTCCTCCGGTGGCTCGAAGGCGCCGCCGACGCGAACGCGCCGGATGCGCCCGAGACGGACGAGTCGGCCGCCCACGCGGAGCCCGACGACGGCGGCGAGACCGACGAGGACGGGGCCGACGACGGCGAGGCGACCGACGTGAACGCCCGTATGGACGCCCTCAGCGACGGCGGCCGCACCCGAACGTGGGGCGAACTCCGCATCCGGGTCCGCCTCGCCGAGGGCGGCGCGCGCGTCTACGACGTCCGCCACCACGAGGACGCCGAGGCGGACCCCGCCGCTCTCGACACCTACCGCGACCCGCTCGACGCGCGCGAGCTCGTGAAACACGACGACGACGGGCGCTATCGCCCGCTTTCGACCGCGCCGTCGCTCCCGCACGGCTGGCGCTTCGTCGACCTCTCGGGCGACGATCTCGTCGACACCGTCGGCTTCGTCTACCCGGCGACGGTCGAGAACTGGTACCGCGAGCGCGAGGGCGACCTCGACGTCACGCACTGGCGCGAGACGGCGGACCGACAGAGCGGCATCTACGGCGTCGTCTCGGAACTCCCCGACGAGGCGCTCGCGTGGGCCGCCGAGGCCTGCTGCGTCGACAGCCAGTGCCTGAAGCGCCGCGAGTGGGACCACGACGCCGAACACGACCTCGACGTCCCGCGCGGCGACGGGGAGTTCCCCTGTCGCGAGCCCTGTTCGCTGTTCGTCGCCGCCGCGCGCAAGTTCACCTACCTCGAACAGGAGGACGAGCACACCTACGAACTCACGCTCACCGAGAGCGAACTCGAACAGCTCGGCGACCTCCTCGACGCCGTCGCGGACGGCCGCACTGAGGAGATTCGGGAAGCCGACGTCGGCGACGGCGCGAACCGCTATCGCGCGCGCTACCTCCGCGCGAAACGCGGGACGGACCTCGCCGACTAGCGCACGGCGTACCACGACCCCGCCGTGCAGGCCGCCGCGACGAGCGCGAGCGCGAGCGCGGCGTATCCGTTCACGAAGAGCAGCGCCAGCACCGCACAGAGCACGCCGATGACGGCGACGGTGGCGGGGACCGCCGGCCGCAGCCGGTCGGCGAGCGACGCCTCGTCGTCGGCGCGCTGGACTTCCGCGAGCGACTCGTCGACGTCGACCCCCTGTGGCTCCGTCGCCTCCGTGACGCGCACCGGGACTTCGATGCGTTCGGCGCCGTAGCCGGCGACGACGTCGAGCGTTCCCTCCACGGGACGCGGGCCGTCCGGGGCGACCGACACCGG carries:
- a CDS encoding CbiX/SirB N-terminal domain-containing protein; the encoded protein is MQALVIVAHGSHLNPGSSEPTFAHADTVRATGAFDEVREAFWKEEPSFREALRTVESEEVYVVPLFVSEGYFTEQVIPRELRLEGWDVEEWNSDGTDAEHVTLDAADVEKTIHYCGPVGTHDSMDDVIVERAKSVTGDADVGEGFGLAVVGHGTERNENSAKAIHYHADRIRESGRFEEVQAVFMDEDPEVDDVSDLFESDDVVVVPLFVADGFHTQEDIPEDMGLTDDYREGYEIPTAVDDTRIWYAGAVGTEPLVADVILERARDAGADVAAAIETVREQTREDAGDTAAAGD
- a CDS encoding DUF7524 family protein, whose product is MSRTLTVHLNRERIHGLDADPTALEVERSFAVDLVNHGTASHVHVHLDDDLSRVASVGDGNHYVAKDATETVPVSVAPDGPRPVEGTLDVVAGYGAERIEVPVRVTEATEPQGVDVDESLAEVQRADDEASLADRLRPAVPATVAVIGVLCAVLALLFVNGYAALALALVAAACTAGSWYAVR
- a CDS encoding DUF7523 family protein codes for the protein MPDTLAADVRAALHDHPFLHTALRAGVVNHAAAARFLGLDAEADVDAAATALRRHADALDGYGTESRDARVTMESRLGRVDDPEDALLAVNGAGFAPGEGALTGVLATGDVDATALGGVLGRLGVADVAVEAAGVAGDALLVVVGRRDGPDAVRAVEAALDGVPA
- the cysS gene encoding cysteine--tRNA ligase, which translates into the protein MTLRVSNTLSGETEEFVPQDPDDVRLYYCGLTTSDPPHLGHARSWVHVDVMSRWLRHLGYGVRHVENFTDVNEKIVARVGRDGDDENDVAEQYITEVLESMRALNLERTEVRPRVSEHVPEIVDLVETLVESGHAYESNGSVYFDVTSFEEYGKLSNQDLESIEEQGDPDERSEKRHPADFALWKADGVDADAIARHRGHDHPGTPAHPEGQTWESPWGEGRPGWHIECSAMSMAHLGETLDIHVGGRDLVFPHHENEIAQSEAATGEPFANYWLHCALFEMDEEKMSSSLGNFITVADAVAEYGANALRLFMVSGTYNSRQTYSEDAIDEAVERAERLERCYEDAVTALDSVDAHTKAEDADLRAATEDAATEFEAAMNDDFNTREALTALFDLVSAVNVHLAERDDYDYGGLKAAVETFEEYGGGVLGFELGAEQGGDVTLAEDLVDLVLELREEARAEGEYERADRLRDELEALDVTVEDTDSGPTYRL
- a CDS encoding DUF6517 family protein produces the protein MRQKQLVAVGLVVLVALSGCSFLSGPVTFSADKATVSDQALSETDYEEVSVNQSVITRNFSAAGQSKQVEVTNWIAQYDREIDLGPLGSKRAAVFSAVATPQVKVLGQGPFNPVSDYSNAQLVMMLQQNYESIDDIQHRSNYTATMLGHETTVGTFSAQAKLQGGQSMDVYVHVTKVQDGDDYVIAVAVYPQQFDDRESQRVQTLLGGVQHGNASA
- a CDS encoding DR2241 family protein, with protein sequence MSDGVAALMEAATDGVDFDGLIVENTAYGYRFETPEVSKRGIDASELAALADGDPYVRNWRYWEETVGGHGTARRAFLRWLEGAADANAPDAPETDESAAHAEPDDGGETDEDGADDGEATDVNARMDALSDGGRTRTWGELRIRVRLAEGGARVYDVRHHEDAEADPAALDTYRDPLDARELVKHDDDGRYRPLSTAPSLPHGWRFVDLSGDDLVDTVGFVYPATVENWYREREGDLDVTHWRETADRQSGIYGVVSELPDEALAWAAEACCVDSQCLKRREWDHDAEHDLDVPRGDGEFPCREPCSLFVAAARKFTYLEQEDEHTYELTLTESELEQLGDLLDAVADGRTEEIREADVGDGANRYRARYLRAKRGTDLAD